CGGCGTCCGCGTCGCGCGGGAACTCGGCGTCGACCGCCTCGCGTGCGCCTCGACGGGGAACACCTCCGCGGCACTGGCGGCCTACGGCGCCCGCGGCGGGATGGAGACGCTCGTCCTCCTCCCCTCGGGGAAGGTCGCCGCCGGCAAGATCGCCCAGGCGGCGCTCCACGACGCCCGGATCCTGGAGGTCGACGGCAACTTCGACGCCTGTCTCGACATCGTCCAGGACCTCGCTCAGCGCGGCGAGGTGTACCTCCTCAATTCGCTCAATCCCTTCCGCCTCGAGGGCCAGAAGACGATCGGCCTCGAAATCCTAGAGGAGTTCCGCGACGACTACGGCCGCTTCCCCGACCGGATCGTCCTGCCCGTCGGCAACGCGGGCAACACCTCCGCGCTCTACAAGGCGTTCCGCGAGCTCGTCCAGTCCGGCGCGCTCGACCCCACCGAGGTCCCGAAGCTCACCGGCGTCCAGGCCGAGGGCGCCGCGCCGATGGTCGAGGCCGTCGAGCACGGCTGGGCGGACACAGAGCGCTGGGAGGAAGTCGAGACCCGCGCGACCGCGATCCGGATCGGCAACCCCGTGAACGCGCCGAAGGCGCTGCCCGGCATCCGCGAGACCGGCGGGACCGCCGTCTCCGTCTCGGACGACGCCATCACCGAGGCCCAGCGCGACCTCGCGAAGGAGGGCATCGGCGTCGAGCCCGCCTCGGCGGCCTCGGTCGCCGGGCTGAAGAAACTCCGCGACAGGGGCGTCGTCGACGCCGACGAGGACGTCGTCTGCCTCACCACCGGCCACCTGCTGAAGGACCCCGACGCGGCCTTCGAGGCCGGCGGCGACCCCGAGCCCGTCGCCAACGACACCCAGGCCGTGCTCGATCTCATCGGGGCGAACTGAGGTCGAACGCCGACCCTTTCGGGTCGATCACTCGCCGGGCAGCCCGGTAAGATTCTCCTATCAGTCTCGGAACATTATTCATCATTATAGTATGTGTATAAATACGTGCAGCGCGTCTATCGGGTGGTAATCAGTACCCGCTCCTCTGCGGACGGACCATCCCACAGCGGTTCCGGGAGATCCGAAGTGGAACAGGCATGCTTACCGAGACTACCTATGTCTGTCAACAGCCAATTACCGGTCAGCGGTGCCGATAGTGCGGATACCGAGCAGAACGGATTCCGACTCTCCCGGCGCTCCGCGCTCAGGGGGCTCGCGGGTGCGGGACTGGTCAGTCTCGTCGGGGTTCCGGCCTTCGCCGGCTCGGCGGCCGCGACCTCCGCGAACGTCTCGCTCGTGCAGTCCGACCTTAGCAGCAACATCACGGGGATGGGCACGGGACCGCTACCGGGCTCGACCGCCTACCTCACCGGGAGCCCGTCGTTCGTCGGCGGTGACTACGACGCGTACGTGTCCGGACTCGCGAGCTTCTACGGCAGCGGGGGGACGTTCTCCAGCGGATCCGCGTGGATCTGGGGCTCGCCGGACGGCACGGCCGCACACGACGAACCCGCGGGCGAACTGATCCGCATCGAGGAGACGGTCGTTCTCACAGATTTGAACGGCCCCTTCACGCTCGAATTCGCCGCGGACAACCTCGTCGCCGCGTACGTGAACGGTTCGCTCGTCGGCACGAGCGTCGATTGGATGGTCCCGAAGAAGGTGACGCTGACCAACCTCGTGGTCGGCCCGAACACCATCGAGATCCGCGGGATGAACGCCGGCTCCGACGCCGACGGCGACGGGGTGGCGAACGACCCGAATCCGGCGGCTGTCAGGTTCGAGCTCGTGGGACCCGAACAGCCCGCCGCGATCGCCCTCGACATCGACGTCAAGCCCGGCAACGGCGACGAGACCGACCCGATCAACCCCGACGCGAGGGGCGTGATCCCGGTCGTCGTCTACTCGATCCCCGACTTCGATGCGGCCTCCCTGGACGTCTCGACGCTCCGGTTCGGTTCCGCCGCCGCGGTGGACGCCGGTGCCGGTGCGAGCGCGGCGCACGGCGGGCACGCCGAGGACGTCGACGGCGACGGCCTGGTGGACCTCGTGCTCCACTTCCCGTCGTCGGACGCCGGCTTCGCTGCGGGCGACACCGAGGCCAAGCTCGTCGGGCAGACGGCCGACGGCACCGACGCGGTCGGCTCCGATGTCGTCAGAACCGTCGGCGGCAAGGGGCGGGGCCGCGGTCGCTGACCGAGCGGGTCGGATCCCTTTCGGGACCGAGTTCGTCTTCGGCTGAACGTATTTTCCGTCTCAGATATCGTTTCATCGGCCCGCAGACGTCCGTTCGTCGCCCGTCTGACGGGAATTCTTGAATATGTAGTACTACGTACCACGTACCACATATGGCCTCGTCGTCATCACTGACCTCCTCGGGCGGCGACGCGCCCGGCCCGGATCCCGAGCGCGCGGCGCGCCCGCTCCTCGTCGATCGGATCGCCGAACTGGAGGAGGAACACGAACGGCTCGCAGCGGCGAACGCCGAACTGGAGCGGGAGAACGAACGCCTGAAGCGGCGTCTCCGCCGTCGCCGCCGCGAGCGTCAGGACGTGATCGATCGCTACGAGCGACAGCTCCGCCGGCGGACGGCCGAACTGCAACGCGAGCGCGACCGGAGCGACGAGCGGCGGACCGGGGCTCGTGGGCGGATCGCCGCCGCCGTGCTCGCGATCGGGCGACGGTTCGCCGAACGCTGTCCCGGGCTGTGACGGTCGGTAGCGCCGCGTCGAAGGAATCGGACGGCCTCTTCGGAGGCTACTCCTCGTCGCGGTCGTCCTGGCCGTTGAGCGTGAGGTAGGTGACGTCGATCATCCGCTCGTCGGCGAGGATCGTCTCGACCACCTCTTGGGGAACGGGATCGTCGAGGTTGTAGACGGTGAGCGCCTCGCCACCCTCCTCGTCGCGGCGGGCGTTGAACATCCCCGCGATGTTGATGTCGTAGTCGCCGAGCACCGAGCCGATGAAGCCGATGACGCCCGGCCGGTCGGCGTTGCGGGCGACGAGCATCTTTCCGTGGGGGATCGCGTCGACCCGGTACCCGTCGATCTTGACGATCCGCGGGTCGTCGCCGGCGAAGAGCGTCCCGCAGACGCTCAGGGAGTCCTCGTCGTTGCCGACGCGGACCGTCACGAGGCTCTGGAAGTCCTCCGACTGGAGGCGCTTGGACTCGGTGACGTCGATGCCGCGCTCCTCGGCGATCTGCGGCGCGTTCACGGAGTTGACCTGCCACTCCAGCGGCTCGAAGACGCCCTTCAGCGCGGAGGCGGTGACGAGCTCGACGTCCTCCTCGGCGATGTCGCCCTCGTACTCGACCTCGACCGAGGAGATCCGGCCGTCGAGCAGCTGGGCGGCGATCTTCCCGGCCGTCTCGGCGAGGCCGATGTACGGTCGAATGCGCGGGAACACGCTCTCGTCGACCGAGGGCGCGTTCAGCGCGTTCATCACGGGCTCGCCCGCGAACGCGGCGTCGATCTGATCGGCGATCGAGGTGGCGACGTTCTCCTGGGCGGCCTCGGTGGAGGCGCCCAGGTGCGGCGTCACGACGATCTCGTCGACGTCCAGGAGGGGACTGTCCGGCGAGACGGGCTCGTCGGCGAAGACGTCGACCGCCGCGCCGTCGAGGACGCCGTCGTCGACCGCCGCCGCGAGCGCGTCCTCGTCGACGACGCCGCCGCGGGCGCAGTTGACGAGGAAGCCGCCGCCCATCAGTTCGAGCTCCTCGGTCGAGATCATCCCCTCGGTCTCGGGGGTCAGCGGCGTGTGGACCGTCAGGAAGTCCGCCGCTTCGAGGCACTCCTCGAACTCGACCAGCTCCGCGCCGAGGCGCTCGGCGCGCTCCTCGCTGATGTAGGGGTCGAAGGCGACCAGATCCATCCCGAGGCCGTCGAGCCGCTTTGCGACCTCCTGGCCGACGCGGCCGAGGCCGACGATGCCCAGGGTCTTGCCGTTGAGTTCGGTGCCGAGGTAGTCGCTTTTCGCCCACTCGCCGTCCTTCAGGCGGGCGTGGGCCTGCGGGATCGAGCGCGCCGCGGCGAACGACATCGCGACCGTGTGCTCGGCGGCCGCGCGGACGTTCCCCTCCGGCGCGTTGGCGACGATCACGCCGTGTTCGGTGGCGGCGTCGATGTCGATGTTGTCGACGCCGATCCCGGCGCGACCGACGATGACGAGGTCGGGTGCGGCCTCGAAGACCGCCTCGGTGACCTCGGTTCCGGACCGAACGACGAGCGCGTTGGCGTCCGAGACGGCCTCCAGTAGCGCTTCGCCCTCCACGTCGTAGGCTGTCTCTACGTCGTGGCCCGACGAGCGGAGGCGTTCCAACCCCGCGTCGTCGATCGGGTCCGTAATAAGCACCTTCATATGCTCACCCCTATCTCGCTTCCGGGGTTAAACGTTTCTTCTCGCCGCTGACGAGGGTTTGAGCCCTGTTATCGACTACCGTGGCGTCGCGGATAGGAGATTTGAAAGCCTCCGCTTGCGACCTCCGAGTATGCGACTCGTGGCCTTCGACTTCGACGGAACGCTTTCGGACTCGGAGATGACGGTCCTCCTCGGCGAGCGGATGGACGTCGCCGACCGGATGGCGGACATCACGGAACGCGCGATGAACGACGAGCTCTCCTACGCCGAGAGCCTCCGCGAGCGCGCGTCGCTCCTCGACGGCCTCGAAGCGGAGGGCGCCGAGGAGGCCTTCGGCCAGGTGCGGCTCCGCCCCGGCGCGGCCGACCTCATCGAGCGCCTGCGCGACGCCGGCCACCACGTCGCGATCCTCACCGGCGGCTTCGAGCGCGGCGTCGAGCGCGCACTGGAGCGCGAGGGCGTCGCGGTCGACACCATCGTCGCCAACAGGCTCCCGATCGAGGGCGGACGCCTCACCGGCGACGTCGAGGGGCCGCTCATCACGGGCACGAAGGACGACGCCCTGGAGTCGCTCGCGGACGATCTCGACGTTCCCCTCTCGCGGACGATCGCGGTCGGCGACGGCGCCAACGACCTCCCGATGCTGGAGGTCGCGGGGCTCTCTGTCGGCTACCTCCCGAAGGACGCCGTCCGCCCCGCCTGCGACGTCGTCGTCGCCTCGATGTACCGGCTCGGGAAGGTGCTGGAGGGGTACAACGTCGTCAAGCGAGAATAGCGGTCGAGACGACGCCTCGACCGGCCCTACAGGTACTGAACACCGCGGTCTGATTCCCTGCGGCTCTCCAGGTGACTGTCGACCTGCTTTACTACCTCGCCGATTCGTCGGCCGGCCTGTCGGACGTAGATCACCCCGGCGTGTTCGAGTCCCTCTCCCTCGACGAGCGAGAGAAAGTCGTCATCGAAGGTCAGAAGAATCCAGTCTCGGTCAGTGGCGTACCGCAACTGTTCGCGGTCCGGTTCTCCGAGCGTATCCTCGTCACGAGCGGTATGTACCACCCACCCTCGGTTTCGGAGACCGTCGGCAACCGGGATCCAGATACTCTCGTCGCAGTAGATCGGACGCATCAGGCGGATGCTGTCTCGGACGTCGTCGGTCGGAGCTCGTCGATGTGGTCGTAGTAGTACGCCAGTGCTCGGTGTACGTCAGCCAAGTCGAGATCCGGGTACAATTGGACGATCTCGTCTGGCTCGTATCCGCTGTGTTCGTACGCGACGGCGATGTCTTTCACGCGAATCCCCGTGCCTTCAATCGTCGGCTCACCGTCGCTGTGATCCGGATCTCGTACGATGCTCATACGCGTACTAGACCGTTCTCCGACTTGAAATAACGGGTCAGGGTGACGCGCCCTTCGACGCACTCACTCCGCGTCCGCGACGTTCGCGTTCCGCATCGCCGCGAGATCGGCCGCCAGCGCCTCCGCGATGGCCTTCGAGAGCCCCGGCGGGACGGCGTTGCCGACGACCTTCAACTGCGTGCTCTTGGGGCCCTGGAACACGTAGTCGTCGGGGAACGACTGGAGGATCGCGCACTCGCGGACGGTCCCCACGCGGTTCTCGACGGGGTGGATGAACGGCGCGTTGTGGTTCTCCTTGACCGTGATCGAGGGCTCGTCGCGGGGGAGCCGCCGCCAGCTGTCGCCGTAGCTCTCGTAGAGGCTCTCGCCGGGTTCGACCTCGGCGATCCGCTCCCGCATCTCCGCGGAGTGGTCGGTCTTGTCGTGGTTCGGCAGGCCCTCGATTTCTTTCTCTAGGAGAGCCTCCTCAACGGTCACGTACGGCTTCAGTTGTCGCCCGGTCAGCGTCGCCTGCTTCGAGGGGCCGTGGGTGCGCTCGGGGTAAGTGGGAAGGGAGCCGTCGCGACGCCCCTGGAAGATCACCCGGCGGCGGTTCTGCGGGACGCCGTAGTCGGCGGCGTTGAGCGTCTCGTAGGCGGGCTTCTCGTAGCCCGCGCGCTCGAAGCCCTCCAGGATCGCCCGGAGGGTGTCCCCGCCCTCCATCGACTTGATCCCGGGGACGTTCTCCATCACGAATGCGTCAGGCTCGACGAACTCGACGAAGTCGATGAACGTACCCACCAGGTAGTTCCGCTCGTCGTCGGGGTCGCGGTGGCCGGCGATGCTGAACCCCTTGCACGGCGGGCCGCCGATCACGACGTCGATCTCGTCCGCGTCGATCGGATGCGACTCGAAGAACTCTGCGGGCTCGACCGCCGAGAGGTCCGCCTGGATCGCCAGCGCG
This is a stretch of genomic DNA from Halobellus sp. MBLA0158. It encodes these proteins:
- a CDS encoding DUF5615 family PIN-like protein, translated to MRPIYCDESIWIPVADGLRNRGWVVHTARDEDTLGEPDREQLRYATDRDWILLTFDDDFLSLVEGEGLEHAGVIYVRQAGRRIGEVVKQVDSHLESRRESDRGVQYL
- a CDS encoding DUF433 domain-containing protein; translation: MSIVRDPDHSDGEPTIEGTGIRVKDIAVAYEHSGYEPDEIVQLYPDLDLADVHRALAYYYDHIDELRPTTSETASA
- the serB gene encoding phosphoserine phosphatase SerB; the protein is MRLVAFDFDGTLSDSEMTVLLGERMDVADRMADITERAMNDELSYAESLRERASLLDGLEAEGAEEAFGQVRLRPGAADLIERLRDAGHHVAILTGGFERGVERALEREGVAVDTIVANRLPIEGGRLTGDVEGPLITGTKDDALESLADDLDVPLSRTIAVGDGANDLPMLEVAGLSVGYLPKDAVRPACDVVVASMYRLGKVLEGYNVVKRE
- the thrC gene encoding threonine synthase, producing the protein MSLELTAPAPDAPDVADDGVWLADIETGETYAPFDEIRYTGEDGNLLEVRYADPPTFEDFRGQGRGVWRYRAALPFDEGVSLPEGDTPLHEAPRLRESIGVETLRVKHEGMNPTGSFKDRGMTVGVRVARELGVDRLACASTGNTSAALAAYGARGGMETLVLLPSGKVAAGKIAQAALHDARILEVDGNFDACLDIVQDLAQRGEVYLLNSLNPFRLEGQKTIGLEILEEFRDDYGRFPDRIVLPVGNAGNTSALYKAFRELVQSGALDPTEVPKLTGVQAEGAAPMVEAVEHGWADTERWEEVETRATAIRIGNPVNAPKALPGIRETGGTAVSVSDDAITEAQRDLAKEGIGVEPASAASVAGLKKLRDRGVVDADEDVVCLTTGHLLKDPDAAFEAGGDPEPVANDTQAVLDLIGAN
- a CDS encoding DNA cytosine methyltransferase: MPDTDLDRSSIRVLDLFCGGGGLSEGFLQAGYDVVAGVDVEADFLATFEHNHEDALAIQADLSAVEPAEFFESHPIDADEIDVVIGGPPCKGFSIAGHRDPDDERNYLVGTFIDFVEFVEPDAFVMENVPGIKSMEGGDTLRAILEGFERAGYEKPAYETLNAADYGVPQNRRRVIFQGRRDGSLPTYPERTHGPSKQATLTGRQLKPYVTVEEALLEKEIEGLPNHDKTDHSAEMRERIAEVEPGESLYESYGDSWRRLPRDEPSITVKENHNAPFIHPVENRVGTVRECAILQSFPDDYVFQGPKSTQLKVVGNAVPPGLSKAIAEALAADLAAMRNANVADAE
- the serA gene encoding phosphoglycerate dehydrogenase, producing the protein MKVLITDPIDDAGLERLRSSGHDVETAYDVEGEALLEAVSDANALVVRSGTEVTEAVFEAAPDLVIVGRAGIGVDNIDIDAATEHGVIVANAPEGNVRAAAEHTVAMSFAAARSIPQAHARLKDGEWAKSDYLGTELNGKTLGIVGLGRVGQEVAKRLDGLGMDLVAFDPYISEERAERLGAELVEFEECLEAADFLTVHTPLTPETEGMISTEELELMGGGFLVNCARGGVVDEDALAAAVDDGVLDGAAVDVFADEPVSPDSPLLDVDEIVVTPHLGASTEAAQENVATSIADQIDAAFAGEPVMNALNAPSVDESVFPRIRPYIGLAETAGKIAAQLLDGRISSVEVEYEGDIAEEDVELVTASALKGVFEPLEWQVNSVNAPQIAEERGIDVTESKRLQSEDFQSLVTVRVGNDEDSLSVCGTLFAGDDPRIVKIDGYRVDAIPHGKMLVARNADRPGVIGFIGSVLGDYDINIAGMFNARRDEEGGEALTVYNLDDPVPQEVVETILADERMIDVTYLTLNGQDDRDEE